One genomic window of Polynucleobacter sp. HIN11 includes the following:
- a CDS encoding enoyl-CoA hydratase/isomerase family protein has translation MSDAINARVYCEIKDSIAHLFFDHPQARNAMTQAMYEQLRTICLELAQNPSVRVAILRGIGGKSFVSGSDIAQFQSFQGGADGVQYERMIDHYLGPLQQLPIPTIAVIDGLAVGGGLAIAALCDFRIATPTAKFGVPIARTLGNTLSPSNIAWLTAHLGVAITKRMLLLAELISAQELLTQGFIYQTGESEDLERMSMDLAKQLAALAPITQKASKLIMARVIGHSLPNCDDLITEVYGSADFKEGVTAFLSGRPPNWQGK, from the coding sequence ATGAGTGATGCAATCAATGCTCGGGTGTATTGCGAGATTAAGGACTCGATCGCACATCTCTTTTTTGATCATCCCCAAGCGCGTAATGCGATGACGCAGGCGATGTATGAGCAATTGCGCACGATTTGTTTAGAGCTTGCACAAAATCCTTCTGTGCGAGTCGCTATTTTGCGAGGAATTGGTGGTAAATCCTTTGTCTCGGGTAGTGATATTGCCCAGTTTCAATCCTTTCAAGGTGGTGCCGATGGGGTTCAGTATGAGCGCATGATTGATCACTATTTGGGGCCTCTTCAACAACTACCCATACCAACGATTGCAGTTATTGATGGACTCGCAGTTGGTGGTGGCTTAGCAATTGCGGCTTTGTGTGATTTTCGGATAGCGACTCCAACTGCAAAATTTGGAGTACCAATTGCACGCACACTTGGCAATACCCTCTCGCCGAGCAATATCGCCTGGTTAACGGCCCATCTTGGGGTTGCAATCACAAAACGCATGCTCTTACTTGCTGAGTTAATCTCGGCGCAAGAGCTTTTGACACAGGGATTTATCTACCAAACTGGTGAATCAGAGGATCTTGAGCGGATGAGTATGGATCTTGCAAAGCAATTAGCTGCTCTAGCACCAATTACTCAAAAGGCATCCAAACTCATCATGGCGCGCGTGATCGGACATTCATTACCGAATTGCGATGATTTAATTACCGAGGTGTACGGCAGCGCAGACTTTAAAGAGGGTGTAACGGCATTTTTAAGTGGTCGCCCTCCCAATTGGCAAGGGAAGTAA
- a CDS encoding CaiB/BaiF CoA transferase family protein yields the protein MNSSTSQTNRPLPLAGVKVLDVSQVMAGPYCCMLLADMGADVIKVEPPGSGDQTRGAMGFKMKGPDSMGFLNMNRNKRSIAINLKSDAGKEILFELAKDADILVENYRPGVMKRLGVGYEAMRNINPALVYVSISGFGQSGPWAERPGFDLMAQAMSGVMSVTGHGDGKPVKAGVPVADIGCALFAVYAALSAYIGAKSTGQGQYIDASLFDSALAFSIWDTSEYWGTGQPPIALGTANRMTAPYQAVKAKDGYFVMGATNNKLWQKLCDILMRPDLLQNPDYQTIAGRLGHRQALITELEKSFANKDASEWIDLMLAEGIPAGPILDYPQAFESEHGKHRQMKIEIDHPLEGKVPNIGFAVKMQGTPQQIRRHPPLLGEHTQEVLEQAGFTSDQIESLRAQGAFAA from the coding sequence ATGAATTCCTCTACATCCCAAACTAATCGTCCTCTACCCCTCGCCGGTGTTAAGGTTCTTGATGTGAGTCAAGTCATGGCGGGCCCCTACTGCTGTATGTTGCTCGCCGATATGGGCGCCGATGTCATCAAGGTCGAGCCACCAGGCTCAGGTGACCAAACCCGTGGTGCCATGGGTTTTAAGATGAAAGGCCCCGATAGCATGGGCTTTTTGAACATGAATCGCAATAAACGTAGCATTGCGATTAATCTGAAGTCCGATGCTGGCAAAGAGATTTTGTTTGAGTTGGCCAAGGACGCTGATATTTTGGTGGAGAACTATCGCCCGGGGGTCATGAAACGACTGGGTGTTGGTTACGAGGCAATGCGCAACATCAATCCCGCACTGGTATACGTCAGCATCTCGGGTTTTGGCCAAAGTGGTCCATGGGCAGAGCGTCCTGGTTTTGATTTAATGGCTCAAGCGATGTCCGGAGTAATGAGTGTGACCGGCCATGGCGATGGCAAACCCGTCAAAGCCGGTGTTCCCGTTGCTGATATTGGCTGCGCACTCTTTGCGGTCTATGCGGCTCTGTCAGCGTATATTGGAGCCAAGAGCACGGGCCAGGGTCAATACATTGATGCATCCTTATTTGATTCAGCACTGGCGTTCTCGATTTGGGATACCTCCGAGTACTGGGGCACCGGTCAACCTCCTATTGCACTGGGTACGGCCAACCGTATGACTGCGCCTTATCAAGCTGTGAAAGCAAAAGATGGTTACTTCGTGATGGGTGCCACGAATAACAAGCTTTGGCAAAAACTCTGTGACATCTTGATGCGCCCAGATCTGTTACAGAACCCTGATTACCAAACGATTGCTGGTCGACTCGGTCATCGCCAAGCACTAATCACTGAACTTGAAAAATCCTTTGCTAATAAAGATGCAAGTGAGTGGATTGATCTGATGTTGGCTGAGGGAATTCCGGCTGGGCCAATCTTAGATTATCCGCAGGCTTTTGAGAGCGAGCATGGTAAGCATCGCCAAATGAAGATTGAGATTGATCATCCGCTGGAGGGCAAAGTTCCTAACATCGGCTTTGCGGTCAAGATGCAAGGCACCCCGCAGCAAATTCGTCGTCATCCTCCCCTATTGGGCGAGCATACCCAAGAGGTTTTAGAGCAGGCTGGATTTACCTCGGATCAAATTGAATCACTACGCGCACAGGGTGCATTTGCTGCATGA
- a CDS encoding DUF5993 family protein, with protein MFLPFVIALLAAIFIWFEKRVLGLLFAFASAVITVAWFLHHASDKLNISL; from the coding sequence ATGTTTTTACCTTTTGTGATTGCATTACTAGCCGCCATCTTCATTTGGTTTGAGAAGCGCGTACTTGGATTGCTGTTTGCATTCGCTAGCGCTGTGATCACGGTCGCATGGTTCTTGCATCATGCCTCCGACAAACTCAATATTAGCCTATGA